The sequence CGACGAGTTGTCCGCACGTCGCGTAGCGGTCACGCGGTTCCTTCGCCAGTGCCTTCGCGATCGGGCCGCCGGCCAGAGAAGGGACGAGCGTCGGTTCGACGAACAGGTGTGCACCGAACAGGCCGCCGACGGAGTTGCGCACGAACGGCGGCGAACCGGTCACGGCGTGGACGAACGCGCACGCCATGGCGTACTGGTCCGCCCAGGCCGTCAACGGCTGGCTGCGCAACTGCTCCGGTGCGACGTACTGGAGCTCGTCGACGGAGCGCAACTGCCTGCGGTCGCGGCGCAGGCGCAGCTCGAGGAGCGCGCCGATCCCGAAGCCGGTCAGGTTGACCTGGGGTGGCACGCCATGGGCGGTCGGCACGATGCGCAATGTGGTGGGGTTGACCGCACCGTGATTCAGACTGGCGTGATGGCTGGCGTCGAGGACGTCCGCGACCTGGGAGAACAGCTCGAGTGCCGCGTCGATGTCCAACGGGCCCCGCTCATCGATGAACTCCCCGAGCGGCACGGTGTCCACCGACGACGCGACGAGATATCCCCGGCCGCGGTGCTCGCCGACCTCCTCGATCCGCGGGGCGTGCAGGTGCTCGAAGGTCAGCGCTGCGGCGGCCCTGCGCAGGAACCGCCGGTACAGCTCGCGGTCGTCGCCGCCCGTGGCGCACAGGTCAGCGGCGACGACCCGCAGCACGAGCAGACGATCGTCGCGGGGATCGACCGCCGTGTAGATCGTGCTGACGAGATCGCTCCTGATGGCGTCGCGCACGTTCAGACCTGCGAACGTCGTCCCCGTCAGCTCGCCCATCGCTCCCCAGCGGCTCACCCGCCCTGTTGTGTCGCACGCACCGATCGCCCCGCCAGCATACGCAAGGTCCGCTGGGCGGACCATGCGGCCGCGGGGACGGCGGTATCAGCCGGCCGCGCCGTAGCGGTTGGCGCGGTCGGAGCGGCCGAGCTCGTCGAGGATCGTCGAGGAGGCCATCTCGATGCCCGACTTGTACGCGGCCCGCCCGACCATGTGCGCGGCCACCGGTGCGGTCAGGAACTGCAGGACCACCACCAGAAGCAGCTTCACCACCGAGCCCTGCACGGGCACCGCGATGCCGACCGCCACCGCGATGCAGAGCATCCCGAGTGTCGCGGGCTTCGTGGCCGCATGCATCCGGCAGAACAGGTCCGGAAAGCGATGCAGCCCGACCGCGGCGATCAACGCGAGCAGGCAACCGGCCAGCAGCAGGATGCCCACCACGATGTCGATCAGGATCGCAAGCATGCTCAGATCCCCCTGCGTTCGATGAACCGGGCGACCGTGATCGTGCTGACGAAGCCC comes from Euzebyales bacterium and encodes:
- the mnhG gene encoding monovalent cation/H(+) antiporter subunit G, with the protein product MLAILIDIVVGILLLAGCLLALIAAVGLHRFPDLFCRMHAATKPATLGMLCIAVAVGIAVPVQGSVVKLLLVVVLQFLTAPVAAHMVGRAAYKSGIEMASSTILDELGRSDRANRYGAAG